The genomic interval GGAAGGAGATCACTTTTATCAAATGTTTCTTATAGAAAAGATGAGAAAGCTCTCATTTTTCATCATAGGACTCATAACACTGAATTTAAGACATCTGCAGGCTAGAGTCACAGGGTAACTACTAGCATCACTTGGCAGGCTGTGATGAGCTAGCCCTTTTCTCTACTCAGTACACAGTCCAATCACACATAGAAAGGACATGAACTATACCTATAGACAATTTTGATGaatagaagacatttttaaaatctggagAAAAGTGAGGGTTTTATGATGGAGGAGAGGTGGTCCTGAGGTTGGGAAAGACACATAAAGATCCTGAAGGTACTGCTAAACAGTCTTTGTACCAAGGGTCTGGTTTAATGTCTTCCACCAGCATTCTGGATCTATTTCAAGTATACTAGACGATAATTCCAATGATGACACAACTGATTTCACTATGAAAACCatgatgaaaacaaaattttcataAAGCTACTTCTATGAAGAGGAgattcatgatttttatttatttattttttttttgtagagacagagtctcactgtaccgcccttgggtagagtgccatggcatcacatggctcacagcaacctctaactcttgggcttacgcgattctcttgcctcagcctcctgagcagctgggactacaggcgcccgccacaacgcccagctatttttttgttgcagtttgccggggctgggtttgaacccgccaccctcggcatatggggcccgcgccctactcactgagccacaggtgccgccccagagattcatgatttttaaaatgcagtcaAGTGACAAGGTATGCATAAGTGTGAATGTCTAGAATATCATATTCATTCAAGTGGCACTGTCAGAGTCCTAAATATCATACTACACGtaagagattatttttttcttgttcaaaaTTTGAGCATTCcataaaatttcattatttaatcAAAAAATAATCCCTTAATTCTACTATTTGGTAGAAAAGCGATATTGCAACATTTTTAAgttataaacaaatggaaagggGCACTTGAAATTCAAAATTTTCAATTTAGGAACATCCAATGAGACATTTAATAGTGTCAGACTACAAAGTTTTGCAAATACTGTAACTATACATTGCCAGCTGGATGTCAAGTACAGCTTAGATTTTCAGTGGTTATGGATAAGTATGGCATTCTTTGTTTAAATAATTGAAACGAAATCTTTGTCAGGTTCAAGAAACCTGAAAAGCTCTTAAAAGGGTGGATATaagaaaagagagacaaaggCAAAAGGACAGCAGAGAAGGATGAAGTCACTGGGCAGCAAAGACTACATTCCACATGAAATGTTCCTGAAAGCcagggaattttattttaaattatactgacaaaagaatataaatgagCACTAGAGATGGTGAGCATATTTAAGTTactgggctaaaaaaaaaaaaaaaaaacatcaaaagtaCAATTTTGTCTAGATAACTAAacctaatttaaaacaaaattgtgactttttttttttttttttgcaaaagagacagggtcttcttaTGTTATCCTGGTTGgactggaactcctgggctcttaGGGATTCtttagcttcagcctcccaagtagctgggattacagacatgggccactgtgcccagcttataACTTTCAGTTCACTGTAAACATTTTAACATATGCTAAGTTAAGTCACCACCACTTGCtactatttatataacattcgaGGTCCTGAATCTCACTGGATCAATAGTTTAAACACTAAACAGCTCTCACCAAAATGTTGGATTCCCAAATTAACCAAGaaatctctcaaaaataaaaatgctgcacGCTTACTAGGTTTCATGGCATTGGGAGCGTTGGCGGGTGCGTTCCCCCAGCCTGTGGTCGATGCTCCTGTATCATCCATTTCGCCCCACCCAGGACTGCTTTCATTTGGCTCACCCCAAGCTGAAGTACCATTATCTGGAGCAGGTGGTGTGCTTTTGCTCCAGActgtaaagaaaggaaatatgtcTCTATGAACGGTTTATGAAATAAAACACCATAGTATCCAATGGAGGTGAAGGTGGCGGGAACAGCCATCCCTACattgttaataaaaatgtaattggaCTCAACGTTCATGGAGGGCATTTGggaatctcattttttaaaaagtctgaccCACACAACTTTTGACTCTGGTAACTCCACTGCCAGAAAATTATACGTCAGGTATGTTTGTAAAAGTAGATGAAATTACATGTACTACAATGCTCACTGCATCACtgttagaaaaaaatttgaaagcaacctaaatgcctaccaaaaGGGACTGGTTAGACCAATTGTGGGTCCcccataaaataaatactatacaAGAAGCAATTAAGAAAAAGAACTGTATGTGCTAAAATGGAAAGCttgtaagtaaaataaatgaagaaagcaagGTGAAGAACAGTGTAGAAAGTATAATCCCTTCTCTGTAAAATCTGTAAAGGACAGGTGTCTCTATCTTGCTGTAGGCATGAAAAAAGAGATTACCTATACAGGGAAGTCAagattcttttattattactttttgctTTCTTATACAGTTTGAAGGCTTTTACTATGTGGATACAGTTTCAAAAGTGTTAGCAGGTTTTTGTCTAGATAGGGAGTTAATGAgcaattttcatttccttccttattcTTTTCAATACTTGGAAAAAAGAACCAGTTAAAAACAATCATTTTCTAAGTGGTCAGAAATGGATCCAATGACCACTAGGTTTACTCTGAAAAGTGGAAAACtagttattaatattataattaattttaaataatcattccCCTTAATTTTTTGAACTACATGCTTTATGAGAACATTCAAGTTGACAATGCCAAACTAAAAATACTGTTACCATTGTTACTTTGAATTTACCAGGTATGATGTTTCCTATTCAAATAGGGAGAAACAAAGTTTAATCCTGGACAACTGATCATCATGAGATAATAATCTCCAACCCAAAGCACTCCCCCTTCCAGAGCTGATGATTAAAAATCATCCAGAACGAGATTGAAACCTTTCAGATACCAGCTTTACTACAGCATTATGATGGCCTCTGGAAGAACAACACAGAATATTTCCCTTTGCTGGGGAAAGAGAAACACAAGAGGATGTGCCCATGGTAGAACCAGAATGAAAATCAGGTCTATTTTTGCTACtactttaattctttattttaaaatctagagCATAGTTTGTTTACCAAGATAGAAGCCTTCTGGATTCTGCAAACCAATacaattacagaaaaataattacGGGGACAAACATGgggttgtcatttttttcttttgccaagaaagaacattagaatgtACTACCAGCATCTGCCATCCCtagcattttataaaaagagaggTTCTGTAAGCAACAGAGTAGGAACTGTAGGAAAGATTCTGAGAATAAAGCTAAGTTGAATAAATGCACCTTAACAAAAGTGCTTTGGTCTACGATTCCTTTTCTTTATCAAAATCTGCAAGAAAAACCCACTGCTTACCTGATGCTGATTTACCGGTCATCGGGGTGGGCAGGTTTGGTTCTCGTGGTGCTGGGCCCCCTTGGGAATTCTTATCCCACAGATTCACATTCTTGTAGTTGTAACTGTTAGGGTCTCCCCATGCTGAAGTGCCATCATCGATGTCCATTTTCCGACTAATTGACTGTGGGGATGGCTCTTCCCAACCACTGGGTTCCTCATCCTTAGGGGTTGTGGGCTGTGGCCCGCTGCTCCAGTTGGAATTGGAAGGTCGAACGTtgcctggaggtggtgggggcGGACCTCCCCAGGTACCAGAAGCCTCTGGTTGTGGTGGCTGtggctgctgtggctgctgctgctgttggtgTTGTTTATTCCAGGAATTGGGCTGTCTGCCTGTCTCATTCCATGCTGGGGATCTTTTGCAATCTTCCCATCCACCTTTTGAAGCTAGGCTTGTATTCCCACCATTACCCCAAGTTCCAATTTCATTCTGTCCTCCTTCACTCCATGCAGACACAGGTTTACTTGCAGAACTTTCCCAATTGCTGGTTTTTGCTTGATCAACTTCCTCTCCCCAACCATTCTTCCCAGAAGTCCATCCTTGATTGGGCTGGCGtccacctccccacccctgaTCCTTACTGGGATTCTCATTCCAAGAGGAAGATGTCTTTTCATCTGGTCGTCCTCCTCCCCAGTTGGAAGAGTTGTTGTTCTTATAGTCATTCCAGCCTCCCGTGTTCTTAGGGTCTTTCCACTCCGTAGAGGCTGAGAGCTCCCCCCATCCAGACTTCATTTGATTGCTTTGGCTGGGTGCATCTCCCCAGCCCCCTGAGTTCTTGGTCTGTGTGGCAGCGCTCTCCCACCCCTCAGTTCCTTTGTCAGATTTCCCCTCAGGCCTTGGCACCTCTTCAATATCCCACACTGTGTCCTGCTTAATTTGAGTTTGGCCCCAGCCAGTGTTTGAGAGCACCCTGGGGTCCAAATCAGTTCGGCTCAAAAGAGTCTGCAAGACAGCCTGACAATCAGGGTGTGTGGGCCTGTATGACCGACGGCCAGAATTATGACTGTCACTACTTCCTGCTTTGTGGTTGCTTCCAGTGCTTTGACCTCCAACTTCACTTCCTGTGGAGCTGGAAGATCTTCCCCAACAGGGAGCCTGGGCATTGCCTTGGTTTTCAGGGAGGGGGTGGCCCTTTTGATTGTCCCATGCTCCAGTGCTAGAATTTGGTTGGTTTGGACCACTCCATTCTCCAATTTTCAACTCATCAGACCCAGTCGGCTGTTTCCATTCTCCCTGAGAGACCccagttgtcattttgttcccttCACCCCACTTGTTGTCATTAGAGTCCTGAGGGCCAAAGTTCCAGGACCCACCCGTAGACCTGTTATTGTTGTCCCAAGAGTCATTTTTTGACCCAGTTGATTTCTGAACAGAAGCTCCTTTCCAGgagtcctctctctcttttccattgTTCCCATTGTTTCCAGAATTGCTTTGTCCAGAGACTGTGTCAGTTCCAGAAGGCCCCCTAGCTGCACCCCAAGATCCAACACTCCCAGTCTTTCGATCTCCAGTGCTTTGTGAAGGGGCATCAGTGCTCCTGGAGGTGTTCCCCAAGCCCATTCCAAAGGGCATTCCCTTATTCTCCACGGGGTTTGGTGAACTTAAGTTCAAGGAGTTagtgtttccattttttggtCCATCAGTGTTATGAATTTGAGCCTGTTCTCTGCCAGAGACAACGAAATTAACACCCGCATTTTCCATCTTTGACTGCTGTTCCCTGGATGTCTGACCTACTGTGCTAACCTGTGCACTGGAATTACTATTATCTGCTTCCAATGCTCCTTTCCTAGCAGTTCCTTCTTGGACCAGTGCTGGCCAGGCAGATGGGTTGCTATTTGGGTTAAAGTTGCTGAAGCCAGAGCCAGGTCCAATTCTGTCTTGACTACTCACATTCCTCCAATTTCCTAGTCCATTGTTGCTCTCTGTAGTAGAGTTGGAAGATTGAACAGATTTAGCCTTAGGGTCAGATTTCCAGACCCCAAGATTACATTCGTTCCCAGAACTTGCAGACTGGCACTGGCTCCCTTTTCCTTTGTTACTAGTGGTGGTGCTTCCTGGCAGAGTGCTCTTCTCAGAGCCAGGGTTCGAGGCACTGTTGTTATCGGTGGTGTTTTCGGAAGAAGATTCAGTATCTTTGCTGGCAATACAAGGCCACTCTTCCATGTCAGACCCGTCTACAATCACTTTGTCCCAGATGTGAATTGGATTGGGGGAGGTGCCGTTGTTGGAGGAGGCTCCCGGGCCCCAAGTGGAATTTGCATAATTTGAAGCAGCAGCACCTCCAAGGGTTGACTCTAGGAAAGAGATTGTCTTATCAATCACAGTTTCATATGCATTTATTACCCATTAAAATCCAGAGTTCAGATTgcttctaggagagctcagcacATTTCTCCATAAATCACCTTTGCTATTTGGTTCCTGTGTCACAAATGTCTAAGTCATCTCTTTCATCTGCTTGGTATTATAATGGCTAAGTCTAACTCCATAATACCTCTCAAAAGTATCGCTTTGCCATTCCTATGGACAGAGAAGGGCCTTCTCCTATCTTGAGATGATGCAATAACACCTTGAACTTGCTCTGTATCTCCAACCAGCTCTAGACACTCCTGGCTGGACTAATTTTCCAaaggatgccttttttttttttttttttttaaatataacatgTGGCCTTTTTCTGGCTTCTTGTATTTAGTGTAATACTTCCCGGCAAAGGATGCCTTTTAGTGTCTCCAACAGTTCCTTAATGCACAAGAGTAATGCTAAACCCCTTggtttggagtttgatcaagatGTTCCATGACCTGGGACCCATCAACTTTCTAGTCTTATGTCCTGCTACTTTTTACGTAGATCCACACTTCTCAACATTCCACAACTTGTGCCTTCTCACTCTGGCACCATTATACATTGGCACTTACTGTTTTTACCTCCAGAAGTCACACAATGATATTTACTCATTCTTCTGGGCCTAATTCAAGCGGGCCTACATGCTAATGCTTCATTTCTGCTATGAAGCTGTTTTTTGTGCTCTGCATTTGAAAATAGTTTTGCCCTATCCAGAGCCATTTTGCTCAGTGTTGTGGTACTGATATGAACACAATCACATTTTTCCTTCCCCATGTTAGTGCCCCTTAGGCAGAGACCCTATCTTGGGAAGGTTTGAATTCCACAGAGCAGCTAGTACAGTGCTGCTTAGTAAGCATCTGCTGAATGATATATGCCCACTGAGCTAGATGCCATGGGACGCACAAGTAAAAATCAGATTTCGTAGCCCCAGGGAAATTCATCTGATAAATTAGTCTGGCTCAGCACATATTTTGGGTAGAATTCACCATATttggtggggggaaaaaaatgaaacatttttaatgaGCTAATTTCTTCTAAACTTATTTTAGCTCCTTCAACAAAGTAGctttaaattaatataaagttgaaaaaatataGAGAGCCATATAAAATGAGAATGTCTAAAACCCCGAACTCTTGGTATTTAGGAGCCTCCTTGGTTTTAATAACATAAACAAGAGACTCTGACTCACAGTGGTCCCCTGTTTCCACTCAGGCCTAACTAGAATCAGCTGCAGAAACGCCTGATAGGGCCATCCCCTCACATGTTTCTCTTTGCAACTAGTTACCAGGGCCAGGCCACGAGGCCATTCCTCTACTTTGGGCCTGGCCTGAAGCCTCATGGGTAGGGCTTATCTCTGCATGACGTCTGTGTCACCACCAGGTTTCTTTCCATTCTTATTACTCTGCACATGACAAGGTGGTGAAAGAATTTTCTAGGCAATTCTTTGTTCAAACTCAGAACTCAAATAAAGCATCCTACCAATGACAACCATCAACTTATCGATTCATTGTCCTTGCTAATGCCTCTGTTCAAACTCTCAATTTCAGTATCACCTAAAAAGGCATTTTAAGATATAAGTCAAATCtgttaactataaaaaaaaagaaagaaaaaaagtacttgGAAGTTCTTAGCTGTCAGCTGACTTAGTATTCATCTATTAAAAACTCTAAAAACTCCTAACAGCTAAAGATGTCtatgtacagtttttttttgagacagagcctcaagctgttgccctgggtagagtgccgtggcatcaccactcacagcaacctccaactcctgggctcatgtgattctcttgcctcagcctctcaagtagctaagaccacaggcacctgccacaatgccaggctattttttggttgcagttgtcattgttgtttggcgggccccggctggatttgaatctaccagctcaggtgtatatggctggtgccttagccgcttgagccacagacgacGAGCCATACAGTTTTTAACAAAGCTTAAAATCCATGGCCCTCAAAAGAAATACTGAGTTTAAAAATCTAATAACCATGGAAGGAATTATTTGATAACCTTCCAAGAGTCTACATTTTAATCGAAGAAATCATTTTCTCCATTCTCCTAGCCTTTTGGAAACAAACAGAACAAGCCTCCACAGAAGCTCCCCTTCACTCATGCTCTGAACACACACTTGTGGTGACAGTGGAACCACAGAAGGATCGACTTTGTAATGCTCTTGTCTGAAAAGGGGAAGAAAGGCCCCAGGAGTGATGACCAACAGCAGCTCCACTAGCTTCTCAGGCCAAGAGCACACACCAACAGGACACTAAAACGCAGTTTCTGAGAATTACCTACACACACTTCATACTGGGAACATCTTCCATCTTCTGAATAATCCCAACAGTCTGTTCGTGGACTTAACATCAGGCAGCGCAATAAAGCGTGCATTCTCTTTTCAGAGCTGCCATGAATTCAATTCCCCAGCCCAAGCCTCACCTGGTGCAGTCCCACTCTCACTCTGCAGCAGCGCTCCTGTCACTTGTGCGTTGTTTGGGTTTGCTCCAGGTGCTGTGCAGGGAGGaggccctgccccacccccaaggagCATGCAGGACGGTGGAGGGGGCTGCCCTCGTTTCAGTAACACTTTGTGGTCCTGCTGGCAACGGAATCGCGGCGGCACCTCCCGAGGCATGTAGCGGGCGGCGCTTGGCGGTTGTCCGTTCGGCACTGCCACCCTTTTGGCATTGTTGCCACCATTGACTGGTGGCGATGGAGAGCTGCCAATTGGGCTGGCGGCCGTTGGTTGGCTTAAACTTGGTTTCGTCACTTCGGGCACTGAAAGAGAGGTTGGGAAACAATCTTTGAAATatgtcaaatatatttttctgaagATTATTTTTTAGAAAGCTTATATGAGACCAATAACTTCTTTCAGTCTACTATCGAAGGACACAGTCTTGCCAAATTCTCCACAACATCTTCAATTTACTGAAGGTAGAATGAAGGCAGTGGGTGATGGTGACAAGGATTCAAACACAGTAAGATCAAAGAATTATATTGCATTAATTAAAGGGAGAGGGACACAATCATTATCTACTCCCCTAAATTAACAGCGGGATTAAGTCCCTGAAGGACTGCCTAGCAAAGTCCTTGGTAAGGGGTTCCCCAAGGGTCCCTACTCTTCACTCACATTCCTTTAAAGATCTACCTCTGCAGCTTGGCACccttagcatagtggttacggtgccagccacatacaccaagggtagtgggtttgaactcaacccgggccagctaaataactgcaacaaaaaaaatagctgggcattgtggcgggtgcttatagtcctagctacgtgggaggctgaggcaagagaattgcttaaacccaagagttggaggttgctgtgagctgtgacaccacagtactctactgagggcaacatagtgagagtctgtctcaaaaaaaaacaacaacaaaaaactacttCTGAAAAACCTTTCCTAAGTTCTTAAGAGTACTTGGAATGAGCGTCTTCCATTTATGGTCCTGGAACACGCTGCCCATCTCGCCTTGCCACAGAATTTATCAAATTGTGTGGAAGTTCTACATTTACAGTACCCTTTCCCTCTCCTCGATAAGCCCCACCCTCCCTATTGCAGACCCCAACAGGAAACTCTGGGCCTACAGGACCTCGACTTGTTCTAGTTTCTACAGCCTCCAGGACTCAAAGACTTGTACAGCAATCTGTGTAGACATTACAAACATCATACATCTTTGTGcttttgtcaaataaaaaatgcttcctcaattatttaagataaaaatttcaaaatgtatttactttttctgtttgttttttttttttaccttaactttttaaaatggcaaaCAGGCAGCACAGGACTATGTAGGGCAGCACACTGCTAGATCTTTGGCCCTCCCCTGTCCTCACCACAGAAGACTCTTTCTGCACTTCTCTAGCTTCATAGTACCAAGAGACCACTACCTATTCCATAAACCTCCACCCGGCAACTACAGGCTGAGGCCCAAATCCCTTCCACCAGGGTTAACATTAGGGCCAGCTCTGGTGGCAGTACTGCTTTGCCTGCTAAAATGATGCTGGGCCAGCATGTCACTCATTTAACTGGCTCCTTTATGAGGAGAGAGATACATCATCAAAAATCTGGAGGCCAAATCTATAGCACCACTGAATGTTAACGGGTACTATGAGTGACAGGAGAAAAGAGCAGGTGCCTGGAGGTAACTTCCAGATGACCCCTGTGTCTAACCTTAGCCAGTCATAAGGCTGGCCCTCCTAGTAAGGAAGGGAGGTCAGAGCATCCACAGTCTGAAGAGCATGGCCTGTAATAGCAGATGTACAAATacttagaaaatgaataaataaagataatgtaATGATTCATTTTCTACACGTTTCTGGAGGATTTCACAGCACATGGCATTCCCAATTCTTTTTCCCTTATTATGAGACTAAGAAGCTGGCATGGTCTGGGAGGGATTCTTCCTAACTGGTTTTTAGGATAGAAGGAGCTATGCTTCTGTGAAGTTACCCATCTATAAAAGGACTAGGATCTTCACTTGAAGTTATTTAACCAAGTCCGCTACATGCCTTAATTCACTTCTCTAAAAAAGCAATAGGACAAAGACAGATCAGCCTATAGGACTGGAGCTGACCACTAGTTTGATTAACTTTGCAACAGTTATAGCATCATTTCAATCAAAGAAATCTGGTGGGCATCACATTTGTGCAAGATTCCTTGCAAAAGCTCCTCAGGGCACTTTCCCACCATCACATCATAGAGATAGAagggatgaaaatgaaaaagtcattatAAAACAAGAACATGCCACAACCACTTTCCTTCCAATACAGTGCTCTGTCCCTGGATATAACTCATTCAAAACTCCAGGACATAGAAAAAGCCTATAATACTATGTTAGTCATATGATAGCTGTGTTTCAGTAcataaatgaattctttttttagagacatagtctcactttatcaccctcagtagagtgccttggcgtcacagttcacaacaacatccaattcctgggcttaggtgattctcttgcctcagcctctggagtagctgggactacaggtgcccaccacaatgcctggctattttttgttgtagtttggctggggccaggttcgaacctgccacccttggtatacagagccggtgctctacccactgagccacaggtgctgctcaattcttattcttttttaaattatatctttcTGTGAGTTCAAGAACATCAAGCACTTAAAGGCTAGTAAGAATTCTAGGAACTAACTGGAGAGCAATGCTGCCTTTGGCAAGAAGCCTGATACAACCTAATCAGCCCAAGTCCAAACTTAAGATATCAGAATCAGTAAGTGTCCCTTGTCATGCTCCAGAACATTATGCAATATCATGAGAAACTATCGTTAAGTCTGAAAAACCTTTTCTGAGTTCTTAAGAGTAGGTGGAATGAGCGTCCTCCATTTATGGTCTGGAACACACTGCCCATCTCGCCTTGCCACAGAATTGATCAAATTGTTAATTGcaggttctttcttttctgagtgtTAAGGATTTGTAGGTTATAGTGTAAGTCTTTCTAAAGATGATGCCATTCTAAGTAAGGGcacagttttcttattttctagagAAAAGGTCTGTGTTTAAACATGGTCTCTAGGGACCAAACATGTATCATagggaaataaaaacattgtaaaaatgctgggcattctattttctaatttccattcaTTTACTTCTATAAACcatttacatattctttttttttttttttttttttttgagacagagcctcaagctgttgctatgggtagaatgctgtggcatcacagctcatagcaacctccaactcctaagttcaagtgattctcttacaggtgtctgccacaacacccagctgttttttgggttgtagttgtcactgttgtttggcaggcctgggctggatttgaacccgccagctctgggggttctggtgtatgtggctggtgccttagccacttgagctacaggcgctgagctaaCTACTTACATATTCTAATGATCAAATTTTCACCATTCTTATCCCCTTTGCAGTATACCATTCTCGTGTCTTACAGTATGAATGTCTATTTCTAAAAAACTGCAATAagatgctactttttttttcaggtaaaagTATTCTAAGAACTTCTGAAATAggtttctgaattttttaaaagtaggttgggcccggtggctcactcctataatcctggTATTTTGGGAAGCCAatgcaggaagactgcttgatgTTAGGACTTCAAGACTAACatgacaaaagtgagaccctatctctacaaaaagtagaaaaatcagctggtgatgcacgcctatagtctcagctactcaggaggctgaggcagaaggactggttgagccctggagttcaaggttgctgtgatgatgccactacactccagcctgggggacagagcaagactctgtctcaaaaaacaaaaacgtatATATTCATGACAAGCCCACAACTACACAGGACCAATACAAACTATTATTTCCTTTAATCATCTTGACGGgaccaaacataaaaaaattatctagaaaTGTTTAATATATAAACAAGGTCTTAAAATGTTTCACATCTGATGACACACAGTGAATGAATGGTGTGTACCGAACAATTTTCAGTAACTACTAAGCACTGTCTCCCTTTCTTTACCTTCCAGTCACCCCTCCTCTCAACCTTTGAGTTAAAAGAAAAGTACACTGGCTTTTACCCTAAGTCACTAATGATCTTCACTGCCAATCTAACAAGTACTCATTTGGCcatttcttctttgacttctCTGTAGCTTCTGACACTACTGgtcattccctctctctgttttcatGAGACCTGCTCCAGCtagctcttcctttctttcttgctcaGATTCTCAAACTCTTCATCAGAGTCAGCAAACTTCTGCGAAgggacagtaaatattttaggctttattgGCCATATAGTCTTTTTCCTAACACTCATTTCTGCACTTCTAGCACAAGAACAGTCATAGATAATATGTACACAAGCGagtatggctgtg from Nycticebus coucang isolate mNycCou1 chromosome 3, mNycCou1.pri, whole genome shotgun sequence carries:
- the TNRC6B gene encoding trinucleotide repeat-containing gene 6B protein isoform X4, with amino-acid sequence MREKEQEREEQLMEDKKRKKEDKKKKEATQKVTEQKTKVPEVTKPSLSQPTAASPIGSSPSPPVNGGNNAKRVAVPNGQPPSAARYMPREVPPRFRCQQDHKVLLKRGQPPPPSCMLLGGGAGPPPCTAPGANPNNAQVTGALLQSESGTAPESTLGGAAASNYANSTWGPGASSNNGTSPNPIHIWDKVIVDGSDMEEWPCIASKDTESSSENTTDNNSASNPGSEKSTLPGSTTTSNKGKGSQCQSASSGNECNLGVWKSDPKAKSVQSSNSTTESNNGLGNWRNVSSQDRIGPGSGFSNFNPNSNPSAWPALVQEGTARKGALEADNSNSSAQVSTVGQTSREQQSKMENAGVNFVVSGREQAQIHNTDGPKNGNTNSLNLSSPNPVENKGMPFGMGLGNTSRSTDAPSQSTGDRKTGSVGSWGAARGPSGTDTVSGQSNSGNNGNNGKEREDSWKGASVQKSTGSKNDSWDNNNRSTGGSWNFGPQDSNDNKWGEGNKMTTGVSQGEWKQPTGSDELKIGEWSGPNQPNSSTGAWDNQKGHPLPENQGNAQAPCWGRSSSSTGSEVGGQSTGSNHKAGSSDSHNSGRRSYRPTHPDCQAVLQTLLSRTDLDPRVLSNTGWGQTQIKQDTVWDIEEVPRPEGKSDKGTEGWESAATQTKNSGGWGDAPSQSNQMKSGWGELSASTEWKDPKNTGGWNDYKNNNSSNWGGGRPDEKTSSSWNENPSKDQGWGGGRQPNQGWTSGKNGWGEEVDQAKTSNWESSASKPVSAWSEGGQNEIGTWGNGGNTSLASKGGWEDCKRSPAWNETGRQPNSWNKQHQQQQQPQQPQPPQPEASGTWGGPPPPPPGNVRPSNSNWSSGPQPTTPKDEEPSGWEEPSPQSISRKMDIDDGTSAWGDPNSYNYKNVNLWDKNSQGGPAPREPNLPTPMTGKSASDSKSMQDGWGESDGPVTGTRHPSWEEEDDGGVWNTTGSQGSASSHNSASWGQGGKKQMKCSLKGGNSDSWMNPLAKQFSNMGLLSQTEDNPSSKMDLSVGSLSDKKFDVDKRAMNLGDFNDIMRKDRSGFRPPNSKDMGTTDSGPYFEKGGNHGLFGNSTAQSRGLHTPVQPLNSSPSLRAQVPPQFISPQVSASMLKQFPNSGLSPGLFNVGPQLSPQQIAMLSQLPQIPQFQLACQLLLQQQQQQQLLQNQRKISQAVRQQQEQQLARMVSALQQQQQQQQQQQRQPSMKHSPSHPVGPKPHLDNMVPNALNVGLPDLQTKGSIPGYGSGFSSGGMDYSMVSGKEAGTESRFKQWTSMMEGLPSVATQEASMHKNGAIVAPGKTRGGSPYNQFDIIQGDTLGGHTGPAGDSWLPAKSPPTNKIGSKSSNASWPPEFQPGVPWKGIQNIDPESDPYVTPGSVLGGTATSPIVDTDHQLLRENTTGSNSSLNTSLPSPGAWPYSASDNSFTNVHSTSAKFPDYKSTWSPDPIGHNPTHLSNKMWKNHISSRNTTPLPRPPPGLTNPKPSSPWSSTAPRSVRGWGTQDSRLASASTWSDGGSVRPSYWLVLHNLTPQIDGSTLRTICMQHGPLLTFHLNLTQGTALIRYSTKQEAAKAQTALHMCVLGNTTILAEFATDDEVSRFLAQAQPPTPAATPSAPAAGWQSLETGQNQSDPVGPALNLFGGSTGLGQWSSSAGGSSGADLAGASLWGPPNYSSSLWGVPAVEDPHRMGSPAPLLPGDLLGGGSDSI